Proteins encoded together in one Struthio camelus isolate bStrCam1 chromosome 19, bStrCam1.hap1, whole genome shotgun sequence window:
- the MXRA7 gene encoding matrix-remodeling-associated protein 7 isoform X1 — protein MDVAVDLYLAVPLLFTVLALVLASVFVKLRGGEGERAAAAEPRQPAAAEPAPQGGPGDEAAAEPRAAEPEPAPAPEDEGGRVPVEEVGAGDEGKASGAAAAEQREAAAAEPVPAAEPSPAAAGSLPQQPPAEPREPGRQQDADGKEEDPDSETEKLVVKEPEDEDAADETFSFKYSPGKLRGNQYKSMMTKEELEEEQRTEDYMKLSLASS, from the exons ATGGACGTGGCCGTGGACCTGTACCTGGCCGTGCCGCTGCTCTTCACCGTCCTGGCCCTCGTCCTCGCCTCGGTCTTTGTGAAGCTGCGGGGCGGCgagggggagcgggcggcggcggccgagccccggcagccggcggcggccgagccggcccCCCAGGGCGGCCCCGGCGACgaggcggcggccgagccgcgggcagcggagccggagccggccccggcgccggagGACGAAGGCGGCCGGGTGCCGGTGGAGGAGGTCGGCGCGGGCGACGAGGGGAaggcgagcggcgcggcggccgccgagcagcgggaggcagcggcggcggagccggtCCCCGCGGCGgagccgagccccgcggcggccggcagcctgccgcagcagccgcccgccgagccccgggaGCCCGGGCGCCAGCAGGATGCGGACGGCAAG GAGGAAGATCCGGACTCAGAAACCGAGAAGCTGGTGGTGAAAGAGCCGGAGGATGAGGATG CTGCAGATGAGACATTCTCCTTTAAGTACagtcctggaaagctgaggggaaACCAGTACAAGTCAATGATGACCAAAGAAGAACTTGAGGAAGAACAACG AACTGAAGACTATATGAAGTTGTCCCTAGCCTCCTCCTAA
- the MXRA7 gene encoding matrix-remodeling-associated protein 7 isoform X2, with product MDVAVDLYLAVPLLFTVLALVLASVFVKLRGGEGERAAAAEPRQPAAAEPAPQGGPGDEAAAEPRAAEPEPAPAPEDEGGRVPVEEVGAGDEGKASGAAAAEQREAAAAEPVPAAEPSPAAAGSLPQQPPAEPREPGRQQDADGKEEDPDSETEKLVVKEPEDEDAADETFSFKYSPGKLRGNQYKSMMTKEELEEEQRIELTSDLTSL from the exons ATGGACGTGGCCGTGGACCTGTACCTGGCCGTGCCGCTGCTCTTCACCGTCCTGGCCCTCGTCCTCGCCTCGGTCTTTGTGAAGCTGCGGGGCGGCgagggggagcgggcggcggcggccgagccccggcagccggcggcggccgagccggcccCCCAGGGCGGCCCCGGCGACgaggcggcggccgagccgcgggcagcggagccggagccggccccggcgccggagGACGAAGGCGGCCGGGTGCCGGTGGAGGAGGTCGGCGCGGGCGACGAGGGGAaggcgagcggcgcggcggccgccgagcagcgggaggcagcggcggcggagccggtCCCCGCGGCGgagccgagccccgcggcggccggcagcctgccgcagcagccgcccgccgagccccgggaGCCCGGGCGCCAGCAGGATGCGGACGGCAAG GAGGAAGATCCGGACTCAGAAACCGAGAAGCTGGTGGTGAAAGAGCCGGAGGATGAGGATG CTGCAGATGAGACATTCTCCTTTAAGTACagtcctggaaagctgaggggaaACCAGTACAAGTCAATGATGACCAAAGAAGAACTTGAGGAAGAACAACG GATTGAGCTGACCTCTGATCTCACATCTCTGTAG